The Humulus lupulus chromosome 3, drHumLupu1.1, whole genome shotgun sequence genome window below encodes:
- the LOC133822689 gene encoding homeobox-leucine zipper protein HOX3-like: protein MAILPTTPSSLELTIGFSSSPSLSSSVMRDLDINQVPSVGRDHHHHHDHHDHDHNNQEDSMEDEDEMMMSSTTHSGPPRKKLRLTKEQSRLLEESFRQHHTLNPKQKEALALQLKLRPRQVEVWFQNRRARSKLKQTEMECEYLKRWFGSLTEQNRRLQREVEELRSMKVGPPTVISPHSCEPLPASTLTMCPRCERVTTSTTSAVAGNHNMPGPTRTGAASTAVALSSKVTTPSL from the exons ATGGCGATACTACCCACCACCCCTTCAAGCCTGGAGTTGACCATAGGATTCTCCTCTTCCCCATCTCTTTCCTCTTCTG TGATGAGAGATTTGGACATAAACCAAGTACCATCAGTTGGAAGagatcaccatcatcatcatgaTCACCATGATCATGATCATAATAATCAAGAAGACAGCATGGAAGACGAAGATGAAATGATGATGAGCAGTACTACTCATTCAGGCCCTCCTCGGAAAAAACTTCGTCTCACTAAGGAACAGTCTCGTCTTCTTGAAGAAAGCTTTAGACAACACCATACCTTAAACCCT AAACAGAAAGAGGCTTTGGCGTTGCAGTTGAAACTAAGGCCACGCCAAGTTGAGGTTTGGTTCCAGAACCGTAGGGCCAG GAGCAAGCTGAAACAGACGGAGATGGAGTGTGAGTACTTGAAAAGATGGTTTGGATCACTGACCGAACAAAACAGAAGACTACAAAGAGAAGTGGAGGAGCTGAGGTCCATGAAAGTGGGTCCTCCAACAGTGATCTCTCCACACAGCTGCGAGCCTCTTCCGGCATCCACACTCACAATGTGTCCACGCTGCGAACGTGTCACCACCTCCACTACTTCCGCAGTCGCCGGAAACCACAACATGCCCGGCCCCACCAGAACTGGTGCTGCCTCCACCGCCGTCGCATTGTCGTCTAAAGTGACGACGCCCTCCCTGTGA